One part of the Bacillus sp. FJAT-27916 genome encodes these proteins:
- a CDS encoding glucose 1-dehydrogenase → MGRLDGKVAVITGGARGMGASHVRRFVKEGAKVVITDLNEEGGMALANELGENALFVKQDVTKAADWEHVVKEAEEAFGPVNVLVNNAGISMNKNIFDITEEEYRKIVEINQVSVFLGIKHILPSMQKTGNGSIVNISSLNGLVGGAIGYTDTKFAVRGLTKAAALQVAGLGIRVNSVHPGVIETPMVTQGDAVGVIKEFAKHIPLKRVAKPEEVTDLVTYLASDESGYSTGSEFIVDGGLSAM, encoded by the coding sequence ATGGGCAGATTAGATGGAAAAGTTGCTGTCATTACTGGAGGAGCAAGGGGTATGGGGGCCTCTCATGTTCGTAGATTTGTGAAAGAAGGTGCAAAGGTTGTCATCACAGATCTGAATGAGGAAGGCGGCATGGCTCTTGCAAATGAATTAGGGGAAAATGCGTTATTTGTTAAGCAAGATGTGACGAAAGCAGCTGATTGGGAACATGTCGTTAAAGAAGCAGAAGAAGCATTCGGTCCTGTGAATGTGCTCGTTAATAATGCAGGCATCAGCATGAATAAGAACATTTTTGATATTACGGAAGAGGAATACCGCAAAATTGTGGAAATCAATCAAGTGTCCGTCTTCTTGGGAATTAAGCACATTCTTCCGTCTATGCAGAAGACAGGAAATGGTTCTATCGTGAACATTTCCTCCTTGAATGGGCTCGTCGGCGGAGCGATTGGGTACACAGATACGAAGTTTGCGGTTCGTGGTTTAACGAAAGCGGCAGCCCTTCAAGTGGCCGGCCTTGGCATCCGTGTAAACTCCGTCCATCCAGGTGTTATTGAAACACCAATGGTGACCCAAGGGGATGCCGTGGGGGTCATTAAGGAATTTGCTAAACATATCCCGCTGAAACGTGTAGCAAAACCAGAAGAAGTAACGGATTTAGTCACCTATTTAGCATCTGATGAATCCGGCTATTCTACTGGCTCAGAATTCATTGTTGATGGCGGATTATCTGCCATGTAA
- a CDS encoding acyl-CoA dehydrogenase family protein — MAKAAVSDKQKKERPYYTDEHVMFRDSLRRFLEKECLPYFEQWEEERLVPREFWLMMGENGFLCPSVSEEYGGAGGDFGFSAILSEETGRIGGGMAGPGAHSGIMVPYIESFGTEKQKKKYLPGCVSGEIITAIAMTEPGTGSDLAGIKTTAVKDGDEYVINGQKTFITNGIHADLIIVACKTDVNIKPAHKGISLLIVEKNIPGFSRGRKLRKVGMHAQDTAELVFENVRVPAENLLGNEGDGFKYLMENLQQERLLAAIGGQVAAEDMLELTLSYVKEREAFGRSIAKFQNTQFVLAEIATEVQLGRNFLNQLIARHINGDQIETEVSMAKWWITDMARRNAPKCMQLHGGYGYMEEYKIARRYRDIAVSPIFAGTNEIMKVIIAKRMGL, encoded by the coding sequence ATGGCAAAAGCAGCGGTATCAGACAAGCAGAAGAAAGAGCGGCCGTATTATACAGATGAGCATGTGATGTTTCGTGATTCCTTGCGGAGGTTCTTGGAAAAGGAATGTCTGCCCTATTTCGAACAGTGGGAGGAAGAACGGCTTGTACCGAGAGAATTCTGGCTGATGATGGGGGAAAATGGATTTCTATGCCCTTCTGTCAGTGAAGAATATGGCGGAGCAGGCGGTGATTTTGGATTCTCTGCCATTCTGTCCGAGGAAACAGGAAGAATTGGCGGAGGTATGGCAGGACCTGGTGCCCATAGTGGTATCATGGTTCCTTATATCGAATCTTTCGGAACAGAAAAGCAAAAGAAAAAATACCTGCCTGGCTGTGTAAGCGGAGAAATCATCACAGCGATTGCGATGACGGAGCCTGGGACAGGATCGGATTTGGCTGGCATTAAGACAACTGCTGTGAAGGATGGCGATGAATATGTCATCAACGGTCAGAAAACATTCATCACCAATGGAATACATGCAGATCTTATTATAGTCGCATGTAAAACAGATGTGAACATCAAGCCTGCTCACAAAGGCATCAGCCTGCTGATTGTTGAGAAGAATATTCCGGGTTTCTCCCGTGGGCGCAAGCTTCGCAAGGTTGGAATGCATGCACAGGATACCGCAGAGCTCGTCTTCGAGAATGTCAGGGTTCCAGCGGAGAATTTGCTTGGCAATGAAGGGGATGGCTTTAAATACCTAATGGAGAATCTCCAGCAGGAACGGCTGCTTGCAGCCATTGGGGGCCAAGTGGCTGCTGAAGATATGCTGGAATTAACGCTTTCCTACGTAAAGGAGCGGGAAGCATTTGGAAGGTCAATAGCGAAATTTCAAAACACACAATTCGTTCTGGCTGAAATCGCAACAGAGGTTCAGCTCGGAAGGAACTTCCTTAATCAGTTAATTGCACGGCATATCAATGGCGATCAAATTGAAACAGAGGTTTCAATGGCCAAGTGGTGGATCACAGATATGGCGAGGAGAAATGCGCCGAAATGCATGCAGCTTCATGGTGGGTATGGATATATGGAGGAATATAAAATTGCGCGCCGATACCGTGATATTGCTGTTTCTCCAATTTTTGCAGGCACAAATGAAATAATGAAGGTGATTATTGCAAAGAGAATGGGACTATAA
- a CDS encoding DUF975 family protein, giving the protein MEFAAKDYRQIARNKLKGHWGLAIGVFFTVALITSAIDALAQDYYYVYWILLLFISVPLSVGQLWFFQDVERGETLTYSHLFDTFRKDYVRTLTAMLLVYLYTFLWSLLLIIPGIVKGLSYSMTMFVLRDHPEMTASEAIKESQRLMYGKKFDLFKLILSFIGYVILPWVLIGAGIVLMIAQVGIAGIVESAGLMAIGIASGTILALIGLALFFAINIYLTPYILTSLAAFYDKYVTTSVVTPEE; this is encoded by the coding sequence ATGGAATTTGCTGCTAAGGATTATAGACAGATTGCAAGAAATAAACTAAAAGGTCATTGGGGTTTAGCAATTGGGGTTTTCTTTACCGTTGCTTTAATTACGTCAGCTATTGATGCATTAGCGCAGGATTACTACTATGTTTATTGGATTCTCTTGCTCTTTATTTCCGTTCCATTGTCTGTAGGGCAATTATGGTTCTTTCAGGATGTGGAAAGAGGCGAAACATTGACCTACTCCCATTTATTTGACACTTTTAGAAAAGACTATGTCCGTACATTGACGGCCATGCTGCTTGTTTACCTTTATACATTTCTCTGGTCATTATTATTGATCATTCCTGGGATAGTGAAAGGTTTATCTTATTCGATGACGATGTTCGTGCTGCGCGATCATCCGGAAATGACCGCAAGTGAAGCGATAAAGGAAAGCCAACGATTGATGTACGGCAAGAAATTTGATTTGTTTAAATTGATCTTATCCTTTATAGGATATGTCATTCTTCCATGGGTGCTTATCGGAGCTGGAATTGTTTTGATGATCGCTCAAGTAGGTATAGCAGGGATTGTGGAATCAGCCGGGCTCATGGCTATAGGTATAGCGAGTGGAACGATACTGGCGTTGATTGGGCTTGCCTTATTCTTTGCGATAAATATTTACTTAACACCATATATCTTAACATCGCTCGCAGCTTTCTATGATAAATATGTGACTACATCTGTTGTCACACCAGAGGAATGA
- a CDS encoding acetamidase/formamidase family protein, giving the protein MVILEKQNYIYSFDKEHKPALKVSAGAKVVIETHDCFLGQIDSEETAYEAIDWNHINPATGPIYIEEAKAGDILKVKIDDLEIAPTGIIATGKNLGVMGHRLEGFAVKKVDIVDNTYVFNDRLRLPVNPMIGVIGVAPAQEGVSCGTPGEHGGNMDTTLITKGAELYLPVFHEGALFGLGDLHAAMGDGEIGVSGIEVAGRVTVTLDILKGRSIPHPIVVNEDGAAIIVSKPTLDEAAKEAVECFVDIMRPLTGLSAADLSMLP; this is encoded by the coding sequence ATGGTTATACTCGAAAAGCAGAACTATATTTATTCCTTTGATAAAGAACATAAGCCAGCCCTGAAGGTATCGGCCGGTGCGAAAGTAGTTATTGAAACACACGATTGTTTCCTAGGTCAAATTGATTCGGAGGAGACCGCCTATGAGGCAATTGACTGGAATCATATCAATCCAGCCACAGGCCCAATCTATATAGAGGAAGCTAAGGCGGGCGATATCCTGAAGGTGAAGATAGACGATTTGGAGATTGCACCAACAGGCATTATCGCGACAGGCAAGAATCTTGGAGTTATGGGGCATCGGCTGGAGGGGTTCGCAGTTAAGAAGGTCGATATCGTAGACAATACATACGTATTTAATGATCGGCTGAGACTGCCGGTCAATCCGATGATTGGCGTCATTGGAGTGGCTCCGGCGCAGGAGGGAGTCTCATGCGGGACACCAGGTGAGCATGGTGGAAATATGGATACCACGTTGATCACCAAAGGAGCTGAGCTTTATTTACCGGTCTTTCACGAGGGAGCCCTTTTTGGTTTAGGTGATTTACATGCCGCCATGGGAGATGGAGAAATAGGGGTTTCTGGAATAGAGGTTGCCGGGAGGGTAACGGTTACCTTGGATATCCTGAAAGGAAGGTCTATTCCTCATCCGATTGTCGTAAATGAAGATGGAGCTGCCATTATTGTCTCCAAGCCGACGCTGGATGAAGCGGCAAAAGAGGCTGTGGAATGCTTTGTTGATATCATGCGGCCGCTTACAGGTTTATCAGCAGCTGACTTGTCTATGCTGCCTTAG
- a CDS encoding DsbA family oxidoreductase, giving the protein MKIEIWSDFICPFCYIGKRLLDQAIEAFNHKEQIEVIYKSYELHPDVVSDERIAVHEMLAGKMGVSVEEASAMNERVKAHAASVGLDYQFDSMKQTNTLDAHRLLKYAETAGLASAYTEHLFKAHFTESVFIGKKENLLRLAEEAGLNRIQAEQILSSDAYLDEVRRDQLEGQTLGVRGVPFFVFNRKYAISGAQPLELFQETLDRVWKEENHLPSEYEIEPNGDVCTGDGCEVGEKE; this is encoded by the coding sequence ATGAAGATAGAAATATGGTCAGACTTTATTTGTCCGTTTTGTTATATTGGGAAACGCCTGCTTGACCAAGCAATTGAAGCTTTTAACCATAAAGAACAGATTGAGGTTATTTACAAAAGCTATGAATTGCATCCTGATGTGGTAAGTGACGAAAGAATTGCTGTACATGAAATGCTTGCTGGCAAAATGGGGGTTTCAGTCGAGGAAGCCTCAGCCATGAATGAGCGTGTGAAGGCACATGCTGCTTCGGTTGGCCTTGATTATCAATTTGATTCTATGAAACAAACAAATACCCTTGATGCTCATCGCCTGCTGAAATATGCAGAAACAGCAGGGTTGGCATCGGCTTATACAGAGCATCTTTTTAAGGCTCATTTTACCGAGTCAGTATTCATCGGCAAGAAGGAAAATCTGTTACGGCTTGCAGAGGAAGCGGGATTAAATCGTATACAGGCAGAGCAGATTCTATCAAGTGATGCCTATCTAGATGAAGTGCGCCGCGATCAACTGGAGGGACAGACCCTTGGAGTCAGAGGGGTTCCGTTTTTTGTCTTTAATCGCAAATATGCCATTAGTGGTGCACAGCCGCTTGAGTTGTTCCAGGAAACCCTTGACCGTGTGTGGAAGGAAGAAAATCATCTGCCTTCTGAATACGAGATAGAACCAAATGGTGATGTTTGTACAGGTGATGGCTGCGAAGTAGGAGAAAAGGAATAA
- a CDS encoding TetR/AcrR family transcriptional regulator yields MTVDRRVSKSKHALKQALITLMDQKPFKRITISEIVELADLNRGTFYKHYQDKEDLLNDLINDVFTDLTDSYRAPYHNQSTFYYDRLSASAIKIFDHVAKYSTFYTIVIHDDALPGFLNKIGELLKDLSISDHIKDFDDPVIDHELMASYQSYAILGLIVEWVKGGFKYTPSYMATQLLYILAKESPIKPKT; encoded by the coding sequence ATGACTGTCGACAGAAGGGTTTCTAAATCAAAGCATGCATTAAAACAAGCTCTCATTACTTTAATGGATCAAAAGCCGTTTAAACGGATTACCATCTCAGAAATAGTTGAATTAGCCGATTTAAACCGGGGCACGTTCTACAAGCATTATCAAGACAAGGAAGATTTATTAAATGACTTGATTAATGATGTCTTTACAGATTTGACGGATTCCTATCGAGCGCCGTATCATAATCAATCAACCTTCTATTATGATCGTCTTAGTGCATCAGCTATCAAAATCTTTGATCATGTCGCCAAGTATTCGACCTTCTACACTATTGTCATCCACGATGATGCCCTTCCTGGTTTTCTGAACAAGATTGGCGAATTGCTCAAGGATTTATCCATCTCTGATCATATAAAGGATTTTGACGATCCTGTCATTGACCATGAGTTAATGGCAAGCTATCAATCTTATGCTATTTTGGGATTAATTGTTGAATGGGTGAAAGGAGGGTTTAAGTATACTCCCTCCTATATGGCTACCCAGCTGTTATACATCCTGGCAAAGGAATCTCCCATTAAGCCAAAAACATGA
- a CDS encoding MEDS domain-containing protein — protein sequence MINLLKRKFSKLNKKIHEENGVHIFYKIQEQDTYLCNLIAFIDSALEQGDHVLLIESERIMMKLRTELKRRLTSEQLGCIHMINNFSYYVSTGSFQPAVIFDHLSRTLQPFFDERISFRIWAHVEWGHQEGIIPILEEFECEADKIVSELGLYLVCSYDEDRLPETLEDRLMKCHGYVLMDNDIVMSELYDQVNESSRTFKEG from the coding sequence GTGATTAATCTGCTAAAACGGAAATTCTCGAAGCTGAACAAGAAGATTCACGAAGAGAATGGTGTTCACATTTTTTATAAAATTCAAGAACAAGATACGTACTTATGCAATTTAATCGCTTTTATTGATTCTGCCTTAGAACAAGGGGATCATGTGCTGTTAATTGAAAGTGAACGGATTATGATGAAGCTCCGTACGGAACTTAAGAGAAGATTGACGAGTGAGCAGCTTGGCTGTATTCATATGATCAATAATTTCAGCTATTATGTTTCAACGGGCAGTTTTCAGCCGGCTGTTATCTTTGACCATTTATCAAGAACATTGCAGCCGTTTTTTGATGAAAGAATTTCGTTTAGGATATGGGCTCATGTAGAGTGGGGACATCAGGAGGGGATTATCCCGATTCTTGAAGAATTTGAATGTGAGGCAGATAAGATTGTCAGTGAACTCGGTTTATATTTAGTCTGCTCTTACGACGAGGACCGTCTCCCTGAAACGCTTGAAGATAGATTGATGAAGTGTCATGGTTATGTCTTGATGGATAATGATATCGTTATGTCCGAGCTTTACGATCAAGTAAATGAATCAAGCCGCACCTTTAAAGAGGGATGA
- a CDS encoding class I adenylate-forming enzyme family protein: MNEYSSLSQQLLIGEALKCAAHNVPKQEAFVFEEKRLTYEETLKKASSAAGWILSQGIRKGDHIACLFKNNLEFIDVYFGASLSGTVLVPVNFRLVPNELIFIINQSEARMLFIEAEYVEMIHSISEQLPMVEHYIVNGTASLPKGWISYNQIGMAAELPVDLRDDDAHVIIYTSGTTGKPKGVVLSHKNLYMNAQNKMYHSPSPLGTKLLIVPPLFHVAGLAHIAITCLMQGTMHIQREYQPVQILETIEREGINSMFLVPSMWNFLLQVPNFNDYDVSSMKVCAIGGAICPLEIKKGIMNAFPNAQLNEAFGQTEMSPTTTYLTGEDTLRKTDSVGRPSINVRIRIVDEEMNDVPIGEVGEIVYQGPTMMKEYYRNLEGTKEAFRGGWFHSGDLVRMDEEGFIYIVDRKKDMIISGAENIYPKEIEEALYQHEAVLESAVIGVPDADWGESVKAFIVLKPGYELSEQNVIDHCRLCVSSYKKPRYVEFIETLPKNASGKILKTALRQGDYAKE; the protein is encoded by the coding sequence ATGAATGAATATTCCTCACTCAGTCAGCAATTATTAATCGGCGAGGCATTAAAATGTGCGGCTCACAATGTGCCAAAGCAAGAGGCATTTGTCTTTGAAGAGAAACGGTTGACCTATGAGGAGACACTCAAAAAGGCTAGCTCTGCTGCTGGATGGATTCTATCACAGGGTATCCGTAAGGGTGATCATATTGCTTGCTTGTTCAAGAATAACCTTGAATTCATTGATGTCTATTTTGGTGCCAGCCTAAGCGGGACGGTGCTTGTGCCTGTTAATTTCCGTCTTGTGCCGAATGAGCTCATCTTTATTATCAATCAATCGGAGGCACGGATGCTCTTTATAGAAGCGGAGTATGTAGAAATGATTCATTCTATCAGCGAGCAGCTGCCAATGGTAGAGCATTATATTGTCAATGGTACAGCAAGCTTGCCGAAAGGCTGGATTTCCTACAATCAAATTGGTATGGCGGCGGAGCTTCCTGTGGACCTCAGGGATGATGACGCCCATGTTATCATCTATACCTCAGGCACGACGGGGAAGCCGAAGGGAGTTGTCCTAAGTCATAAAAACCTTTATATGAATGCACAAAATAAAATGTATCATTCCCCTTCGCCTTTGGGAACAAAGCTTCTAATTGTCCCGCCTTTATTTCATGTAGCTGGACTGGCCCATATTGCGATTACATGTTTGATGCAAGGAACGATGCATATCCAGCGTGAATATCAGCCTGTACAAATTCTTGAAACGATTGAAAGAGAAGGCATCAATTCGATGTTTCTTGTGCCTTCGATGTGGAATTTCCTGCTTCAAGTGCCCAACTTCAACGATTATGATGTCTCGTCCATGAAGGTCTGTGCAATTGGAGGTGCAATCTGCCCGCTTGAGATTAAGAAAGGAATCATGAACGCCTTCCCAAACGCTCAATTAAATGAAGCATTCGGTCAAACGGAGATGAGCCCGACGACCACTTACCTAACTGGTGAAGATACGCTTCGAAAGACTGATTCAGTCGGGAGACCGTCAATCAACGTTCGGATACGAATTGTGGATGAAGAGATGAACGATGTACCTATTGGAGAAGTCGGAGAAATTGTTTATCAGGGCCCGACAATGATGAAAGAGTATTACCGCAACCTGGAAGGAACAAAGGAAGCCTTCAGGGGCGGCTGGTTTCATAGTGGTGATTTGGTCAGGATGGATGAGGAGGGTTTCATCTATATCGTTGATCGCAAGAAGGATATGATTATTAGCGGCGCCGAAAATATTTATCCAAAAGAAATTGAGGAAGCTCTCTATCAGCATGAAGCAGTCTTAGAATCTGCCGTTATCGGAGTACCGGATGCTGATTGGGGAGAAAGCGTAAAAGCCTTTATTGTCCTGAAGCCTGGATATGAATTATCAGAGCAAAATGTAATTGACCATTGCCGGTTATGCGTCTCTTCTTATAAAAAGCCTCGGTATGTAGAATTTATTGAGACCTTGCCAAAAAATGCTTCTGGAAAGATCCTGAAGACGGCGCTTCGGCAGGGGGACTACGCAAAAGAGTAA
- a CDS encoding LacI family DNA-binding transcriptional regulator, translating into MTNIKDVAARAGVSVTTVSRVLNNHPYVSAQKREAVLAAIDEMNYYPNINAVHLSKGKTQAMGVVLPYTDHPYFGLLLKGIASMALEHNYKLVLYQTNYQKRVELEALQMLKTKQIDSLIICSRGCEWSVIEEHMQYGPIVVAEKRDDPRVSLTYVNHYAAFTAALDYLYKKGHRKIGYTISRTNGTSSRDREQAYKDFIRQHGLAYRPDYIIDQCLYFEDGRRVIECIQSMPEPPTALLATSDQVAAGIMLCCHHEKIKVPDDLAIIGFDNQPIAQMMNITTMEIPLEQMGQNLFKQALSGKIDSKEITVSLIERGTV; encoded by the coding sequence ATGACAAATATTAAAGATGTGGCAGCAAGGGCCGGAGTATCGGTAACAACAGTCTCTCGAGTATTGAATAATCACCCTTATGTAAGCGCTCAGAAAAGGGAGGCTGTGCTCGCAGCTATTGATGAAATGAATTATTATCCGAATATCAACGCTGTGCACTTAAGTAAAGGGAAAACACAAGCAATGGGCGTGGTTCTCCCTTATACAGACCATCCGTATTTTGGGCTTCTTCTGAAAGGAATCGCCAGTATGGCACTTGAGCATAATTATAAGCTCGTATTATACCAAACAAATTATCAAAAACGGGTTGAGCTGGAAGCTTTACAAATGCTGAAGACGAAGCAGATTGATTCCTTAATCATTTGCTCAAGGGGTTGCGAATGGTCCGTCATTGAAGAGCATATGCAGTACGGTCCAATTGTTGTAGCAGAGAAGCGGGATGACCCGCGGGTATCCTTGACCTATGTGAATCATTATGCTGCTTTTACAGCTGCCTTGGATTATTTATATAAAAAAGGGCACCGGAAAATCGGCTACACCATCAGCCGAACGAACGGAACAAGCAGCCGTGATCGTGAACAGGCTTATAAGGATTTTATCCGTCAGCATGGATTGGCGTATCGGCCTGACTATATCATTGACCAATGCCTTTATTTCGAGGACGGCAGGCGTGTGATAGAGTGTATTCAGTCCATGCCAGAGCCGCCGACAGCCTTGCTTGCAACTAGTGATCAAGTGGCTGCGGGTATCATGCTTTGTTGTCACCATGAAAAGATTAAGGTGCCGGACGACTTGGCGATTATCGGATTTGATAATCAGCCGATTGCGCAGATGATGAATATCACTACAATGGAAATACCGCTTGAGCAAATGGGACAGAATCTGTTTAAACAAGCGCTAAGCGGAAAAATAGACAGCAAGGAAATTACTGTATCCTTGATTGAACGGGGGACAGTTTAA
- a CDS encoding SDR family oxidoreductase codes for MKLQGKVAIVTGAASGMGKQIAMLYAKEGAKVVVSDLNLDGANATVEEIKAAGGEALAIKTNVAVEEDIQTLVDTAVDKYGTVDILVNNAGIMDGFEPAGDIVDDRWERIFAVNTTSVMRATRKVIPIFLEKESGVIVNVASAGGLYGGRAGAAYTASKHAVIGFTKNTGYMYAQKGIRCNAIAPGAVMTNIQASMTNIDKFGASRQQAGMGINPRAGQPEEIAQAALFLGSDDSSFVNGTVLAVDGGWTAY; via the coding sequence ATGAAACTTCAAGGGAAAGTAGCAATAGTTACTGGCGCTGCATCAGGCATGGGGAAACAAATCGCTATGTTGTATGCAAAAGAGGGTGCAAAAGTAGTCGTTTCTGACTTGAATTTGGATGGAGCAAATGCAACGGTTGAAGAAATTAAGGCAGCAGGCGGGGAAGCTCTAGCGATCAAAACAAATGTAGCTGTGGAAGAGGATATTCAGACACTTGTAGATACAGCAGTAGATAAATACGGAACGGTTGATATTCTTGTGAATAATGCGGGAATCATGGACGGATTTGAACCAGCTGGGGATATTGTTGATGATAGATGGGAACGTATCTTTGCCGTTAACACGACAAGTGTTATGCGTGCGACAAGAAAGGTCATTCCAATTTTCCTTGAGAAAGAAAGCGGTGTCATTGTAAACGTGGCATCTGCCGGAGGTCTATACGGAGGAAGAGCGGGTGCAGCTTATACAGCCTCTAAGCATGCTGTTATCGGCTTTACGAAAAATACTGGCTATATGTACGCTCAAAAAGGAATCCGCTGCAACGCAATTGCTCCGGGGGCTGTTATGACAAATATTCAGGCTTCCATGACCAATATTGATAAATTTGGGGCATCTAGACAGCAGGCAGGTATGGGAATTAATCCTCGTGCAGGCCAACCAGAAGAAATTGCCCAAGCCGCTTTGTTCCTTGGATCAGATGATTCAAGCTTTGTGAATGGTACCGTTTTGGCAGTAGACGGCGGATGGACAGCCTATTAA
- a CDS encoding NUDIX hydrolase gives MGYIEDIRKLVGHRPLILVGCVVVILDERGRLLLQERVYPKGTWGLAGGLMELGERAEDTAKREVLEETGLEVESLTMMNVYSGPEHFAVAENGDEFYMVTCAYYTDSYRGELKVDLTESCQVRFFDPDQLPERMVKSHRMIIEEYLSKQDLSR, from the coding sequence ATGGGGTATATAGAGGATATAAGGAAGCTGGTTGGACATCGACCACTGATTTTGGTTGGCTGTGTGGTCGTGATTCTGGATGAAAGAGGCCGGCTCCTGCTTCAAGAGCGAGTCTACCCGAAAGGAACTTGGGGATTAGCAGGCGGATTGATGGAGCTTGGTGAACGTGCGGAGGATACCGCTAAGAGAGAGGTTTTGGAGGAAACAGGCCTAGAGGTAGAATCGTTAACGATGATGAATGTCTACTCTGGTCCTGAGCATTTCGCGGTGGCAGAGAACGGAGATGAATTTTATATGGTGACCTGTGCTTACTATACAGACAGCTATAGGGGCGAACTAAAGGTGGATTTGACAGAATCCTGTCAGGTTCGTTTCTTTGATCCTGATCAGCTCCCTGAACGAATGGTGAAAAGTCATCGGATGATTATTGAGGAATATTTGTCTAAACAGGATCTAAGCCGGTAA
- a CDS encoding zinc ribbon domain-containing protein YjdM, whose protein sequence is MENLPNCPKCGSEYTYEDGNMLVCPVCAHEWTLESEESNEDVKIIKDANGNVLNDGDTVSVIKDLKVKGSSSVIKIGTKVKNIRLVDGDHDIDCKIEGFGAMKLKSEFVKKI, encoded by the coding sequence ATGGAAAACTTACCAAATTGCCCGAAATGCGGCTCAGAATACACATACGAAGACGGAAATATGCTTGTATGTCCGGTTTGCGCACATGAATGGACACTTGAATCCGAGGAAAGCAATGAAGATGTAAAAATCATCAAAGATGCAAACGGCAATGTTCTTAATGACGGTGACACTGTATCTGTCATTAAAGACTTGAAGGTAAAGGGCAGCTCCTCTGTCATCAAAATCGGCACGAAAGTGAAAAATATTCGTCTCGTTGACGGCGATCATGATATTGATTGCAAGATCGAAGGTTTTGGTGCTATGAAGCTCAAATCAGAATTCGTGAAGAAAATCTAA
- a CDS encoding Cof-type HAD-IIB family hydrolase, which yields MKEKSVIFFDIDGTLLDHEKELPLSTKKAVFALKEKGHEVAIATGRAPFMFESLRRELEIETYVSYNGQYVVLQNEVIYANPLKISALEQLTKSALEREHPIVYMDHEDMKANVPPEHNYITESISELKLDVFPTHDPHYYQGRELYQSLLFCPEGEERFYEETFKDFDFIRWHPFSVDILPQGGSKARGIEKITERLGFAKERQYAFGDGLNDIEMLTHIENSVAMGNAVERVKAVAKYITKPVDEEGILHGLQMVGLL from the coding sequence ATGAAAGAAAAAAGTGTAATATTTTTTGATATTGATGGCACATTATTAGACCATGAAAAGGAATTGCCGCTTTCGACTAAGAAGGCTGTCTTCGCATTGAAGGAGAAGGGACATGAAGTGGCGATTGCGACGGGCCGAGCTCCGTTCATGTTTGAGAGCTTGCGCCGGGAACTCGAAATTGAGACATATGTCAGCTATAACGGACAGTATGTCGTTCTTCAGAATGAAGTAATTTATGCGAATCCATTGAAGATCTCAGCACTTGAACAATTGACGAAAAGTGCGCTTGAGCGGGAGCATCCAATCGTTTATATGGACCATGAGGACATGAAAGCAAATGTTCCGCCAGAGCATAATTATATTACAGAGAGCATCAGCGAGCTTAAGCTTGATGTCTTTCCAACCCATGACCCGCACTACTACCAGGGAAGGGAATTGTATCAATCCCTTCTCTTTTGTCCAGAGGGTGAGGAACGATTCTATGAGGAGACCTTTAAGGATTTCGATTTCATTAGATGGCACCCATTCTCTGTAGATATTCTTCCACAAGGAGGCTCCAAAGCGAGAGGAATTGAGAAAATAACAGAACGGCTGGGCTTTGCAAAAGAACGTCAATATGCCTTTGGAGACGGACTGAACGATATCGAGATGCTCACACATATTGAAAATAGCGTAGCCATGGGCAATGCTGTAGAGCGTGTGAAGGCTGTAGCAAAATACATCACAAAGCCGGTTGATGAAGAGGGGATTCTGCACGGTCTTCAGATGGTCGGGCTGCTTTAA